The Bradyrhizobium sp. WBAH42 genome includes a window with the following:
- a CDS encoding SGNH family hydrolase encodes MSKKSLFKALTETGPLIALGTALAILVSVAAPASAQFFNFPGFGGPPQRSAPPPPPRGGGGGGWFGGDFFAPFQQQPQQAPRQDFSRAPAPAKRDTIPEKNVLVIGDAMADWLAYGLEDAYAEQPDMGVIRKHKTTSGLIKYQPKGEPADWAAAAKGILETEKPDVIVVMLGLNDRVAIREPAADKSDKAAAEKDKDKKNDKGGRAKPPAKPGDAKPDTAAKPDDKPADADLPQDDADNADTPAAAPEKTARNPNGLYEFRDERWVELYGKKIEELAGVLKAKGVPVLWVGLPAVRGPKGTADTLFLDSLYREGAAKAGITYVDVWDGFVDEAGRFLQKGPDFEGQIRQLRSSDGVYFTKPGARKLAHYVEREITRLLAGRSGPIALPSEPATPDTSAEPGKPAPRPLAGPIVPLVAASISTDQLLGGPGTRPAAVDALAAKTMVKGEPLAAPAGRADDYAWPRREVGREQAKGDTPMAATMPDGGAAQGAPGAAAAIAPPKLAPKKPPLPPQQPAQATPSFRDFFGFGSPQPPPAPRQLAPAPGPRNPNPNPGVPRPPGNVGRSAEMFR; translated from the coding sequence ATGTCGAAGAAGTCCCTGTTCAAGGCGCTGACCGAGACCGGCCCGTTGATCGCGCTGGGGACGGCGCTTGCGATCCTGGTGTCGGTGGCGGCACCGGCTTCGGCACAGTTCTTCAACTTCCCCGGCTTCGGCGGGCCGCCGCAGCGTTCGGCCCCACCACCGCCACCCCGGGGCGGCGGAGGTGGCGGCTGGTTCGGCGGCGACTTCTTCGCACCATTCCAGCAGCAGCCGCAGCAAGCGCCGCGCCAGGATTTTTCGCGCGCGCCGGCACCGGCCAAGCGCGACACCATTCCTGAGAAGAACGTGCTGGTGATTGGCGATGCCATGGCCGACTGGCTCGCCTATGGCCTCGAAGACGCCTACGCCGAGCAGCCCGACATGGGAGTTATCCGCAAGCACAAGACCACGTCCGGCCTGATCAAGTACCAGCCCAAGGGCGAGCCCGCGGACTGGGCCGCGGCGGCCAAGGGCATTCTCGAGACCGAGAAGCCCGACGTGATCGTCGTCATGCTCGGCCTCAACGACCGCGTCGCGATCCGCGAGCCGGCCGCCGACAAATCCGACAAGGCAGCCGCGGAAAAAGACAAGGACAAGAAGAACGACAAGGGTGGGCGCGCCAAGCCACCGGCGAAGCCCGGCGATGCCAAGCCCGACACCGCCGCCAAGCCGGACGACAAGCCTGCCGATGCCGACCTGCCGCAGGACGACGCCGACAACGCCGACACGCCGGCGGCCGCGCCGGAAAAGACTGCGCGCAACCCGAACGGCCTCTATGAATTCCGCGACGAGCGCTGGGTCGAGCTCTACGGCAAGAAGATCGAGGAGCTCGCGGGTGTGCTCAAGGCCAAGGGCGTGCCCGTGCTCTGGGTCGGCCTGCCCGCAGTTCGCGGACCGAAGGGCACCGCGGACACGCTGTTCCTGGATTCGCTGTATCGTGAGGGTGCGGCCAAGGCCGGCATCACCTATGTCGACGTGTGGGACGGCTTCGTCGACGAGGCCGGCCGCTTCCTGCAGAAGGGCCCGGACTTCGAAGGCCAGATCCGCCAGCTCCGCAGCTCCGACGGCGTCTACTTCACAAAGCCGGGCGCGCGAAAACTCGCGCACTATGTCGAGCGCGAGATCACGCGCCTGCTTGCAGGACGCTCCGGCCCGATCGCGCTGCCGAGCGAGCCTGCGACCCCCGACACCAGCGCCGAGCCGGGCAAGCCCGCGCCGCGGCCGCTGGCCGGGCCAATCGTGCCGCTGGTTGCAGCCTCGATCTCGACCGATCAATTGCTGGGCGGACCAGGCACGCGTCCCGCCGCCGTCGATGCGCTCGCGGCAAAGACCATGGTGAAGGGTGAGCCGCTGGCAGCTCCCGCCGGCCGTGCCGACGATTATGCCTGGCCGCGCCGGGAAGTCGGCCGCGAGCAGGCCAAGGGCGATACGCCGATGGCGGCAACGATGCCGGACGGCGGGGCGGCTCAGGGCGCACCGGGCGCGGCCGCCGCGATCGCGCCGCCAAAGCTCGCGCCGAAGAAGCCGCCGCTCCCGCCACAGCAGCCGGCCCAGGCAACGCCCTCGTTCAGGGATTTCTTCGGCTTCGGCTCGCCGCAGCCCCCGCCGGCCCCGCGCCAGCTGGCGCCGGCACCCGGACCGCGCAATCCGAATCCCAATCCTGGGGTCCCGCGTCCGCCGGGCAACGTTGGCCGCTCGGCCGAGATGTTCCGGTAA
- a CDS encoding CsbD family protein, producing MDTDRIVGSAKEYAGRAEGAIGDMAGDAKTQASGKAREAAGTVQNLYGQAKDAVREATDTAAGYAKDAYENSGETFRDGSKAIAQKVQDNPLGALLVAGGIGFALALLMSRPARRPPSRWRYYG from the coding sequence ATGGACACGGATCGGATTGTTGGATCGGCGAAGGAATATGCCGGGCGCGCGGAAGGCGCGATCGGCGACATGGCAGGCGATGCCAAGACGCAGGCGTCGGGCAAGGCGCGGGAAGCTGCGGGCACGGTGCAAAATCTCTACGGCCAGGCCAAGGATGCCGTGCGCGAGGCCACGGACACGGCCGCGGGCTATGCCAAGGATGCCTATGAGAACAGTGGCGAGACTTTCCGCGACGGCTCGAAGGCCATCGCGCAGAAGGTGCAGGACAACCCGCTCGGCGCGCTGCTGGTTGCCGGCGGCATCGGCTTCGCGCTGGCGCTTCTGATGTCGCGTCCCGCCCGTCGCCCGCCGTCACGCTGGCGCTATTACGGCTGA
- a CDS encoding YqgE/AlgH family protein, whose protein sequence is MAPTGKRTGESTRSSGAALPSSGYLDGRLLIAMPVMGDSRFERSVIYLCAHSAEGAMGIIVNHPAGSIDFPELLQQLGIIKKGEHIKLPENAESMKVLRGGPVDTGRGFVLHSSDFYIENATLRIDDGVCLTATVDILRAIANGSGPKHAILALGYAGWAPGQLETEIQSNGWLHCDADADLIFGDDVDDKYNRALQKIGIDPGMLSNEAGHA, encoded by the coding sequence ATGGCTCCCACAGGCAAGAGGACGGGCGAAAGCACCCGCAGCTCGGGCGCCGCGTTGCCCAGTTCCGGCTATCTCGACGGCCGGCTCCTGATCGCAATGCCCGTGATGGGCGATTCCCGCTTCGAGCGCTCGGTGATCTATCTCTGCGCCCATTCGGCGGAAGGTGCGATGGGCATCATCGTGAACCATCCCGCCGGCAGCATCGATTTCCCCGAGCTCTTGCAGCAGCTCGGCATCATCAAGAAGGGCGAGCACATCAAGCTGCCGGAGAACGCCGAAAGCATGAAGGTGCTGCGCGGCGGCCCGGTCGACACCGGGCGCGGCTTCGTGCTGCATTCCAGCGACTTCTACATCGAGAACGCGACGCTGCGGATCGATGACGGCGTCTGCCTGACTGCGACGGTCGACATTCTGCGCGCGATCGCCAACGGCTCCGGCCCCAAGCACGCCATCCTCGCGCTCGGCTATGCCGGCTGGGCGCCGGGCCAGCTCGAGACGGAGATCCAGAGCAACGGCTGGCTGCATTGCGACGCGGATGCGGATCTGATCTTCGGCGACGACGTCGACGACAAGTACAACCGCGCCTTGCAGAAGATCGGCATCGATCCCGGCATGCTCTCGAACGAGGCCGGGCACGCGTAG
- a CDS encoding protein-disulfide reductase DsbD domain-containing protein, with protein MLTRVPLRAAIGVATTLLASALAIAARADDASPWQRDGHSAVRLLAGSRSGAVLLGGIAFQLQPGWKTYWRSPGDSGVPPRFDFSKSDNVEAVTVMWPAPLKFDDGAGGHSIGYRDQVVLPLRIVAKAADKPVTLRAEINYAVCEKLCIPVEASAELGFNSVASTEDANLRAALDTVPKPANVGDPNPLTIRDVKRDGPKNVVVDVVTPDGRKVNLFVEGPTPDWALPIPAPVQHGPPGVMRFSFELDGLPPGAKPEGAALKFTLVGPEKAYEFNTNLE; from the coding sequence ATGCTTACGAGAGTTCCCCTGCGTGCGGCGATTGGCGTCGCAACAACCCTGCTCGCGTCGGCGCTGGCCATCGCCGCCCGTGCCGATGACGCCTCGCCTTGGCAGCGCGACGGACATTCCGCGGTGCGGCTGCTGGCGGGATCGCGCAGCGGCGCGGTTTTGCTCGGCGGTATTGCCTTCCAGCTCCAGCCCGGCTGGAAGACCTACTGGCGGTCGCCCGGCGATTCCGGCGTTCCACCCCGGTTCGACTTCTCGAAGTCCGATAATGTCGAAGCGGTGACGGTGATGTGGCCGGCACCGCTGAAATTCGACGACGGCGCGGGCGGCCATTCGATCGGCTATCGCGACCAGGTCGTGCTGCCCCTGCGCATCGTCGCCAAGGCCGCGGACAAGCCGGTGACCTTGCGCGCGGAGATCAACTACGCGGTGTGCGAGAAGCTCTGCATTCCCGTGGAGGCCAGCGCCGAGCTCGGCTTCAACAGCGTCGCCTCGACCGAGGATGCGAACTTGCGTGCCGCGCTCGACACCGTGCCGAAGCCCGCCAATGTCGGCGACCCCAATCCGCTCACCATTCGCGACGTCAAGCGTGACGGGCCCAAGAACGTGGTGGTCGACGTGGTGACGCCGGACGGCCGCAAGGTCAATCTGTTCGTGGAAGGCCCGACACCCGATTGGGCGCTGCCGATTCCGGCGCCGGTGCAGCACGGCCCGCCGGGGGTGATGCGCTTCTCGTTCGAGCTCGACGGATTGCCGCCGGGCGCCAAGCCCGAGGGCGCCGCGCTGAAGTTCACGCTGGTCGGGCCGGAGAAGGCGTACGAGTTCAATACGAATTTGGAGTGA
- a CDS encoding UTP--glucose-1-phosphate uridylyltransferase gives MKIRKAVFPVAGLGTRVLPATKAMPKEMLTIVDKPLIQYVYDEAKEAGIEHFVFVTGRNKAVIEDHFDRMFELDATLAARGKKAEQDILAQNQPEAGAVSFTRQQAPLGLGHAVWCARDIVGNEPFAVVLPDELVLNTPGCLKQMIEMASSLGEKSNLVAVEAVPDHLTHQYGICGVGKRNGKMFEVDGMVEKPAKGTAPSNLSITGRYILQPEIFKILETQERGAGGEIQLTDAMIGLAKTQKFYGVEFEGERHDCGSKPGFLRANIAYGLKRPELRDGLIAEMKKYLGQ, from the coding sequence ATGAAGATTCGCAAAGCTGTATTCCCCGTCGCCGGCCTCGGCACCCGCGTTCTGCCTGCCACCAAGGCAATGCCGAAGGAAATGCTGACCATCGTCGACAAGCCCCTGATCCAGTACGTCTATGACGAGGCGAAGGAAGCCGGCATCGAGCACTTCGTCTTCGTCACCGGCCGCAACAAGGCTGTCATCGAGGATCATTTCGACCGGATGTTCGAGCTCGACGCGACGCTGGCCGCACGCGGCAAGAAAGCCGAGCAGGACATCCTGGCGCAGAACCAGCCGGAAGCCGGCGCGGTCAGCTTCACCCGGCAGCAGGCGCCGCTCGGCCTCGGCCACGCGGTCTGGTGCGCGCGCGACATCGTCGGCAACGAGCCGTTCGCCGTGGTGCTGCCGGACGAGCTCGTGCTCAATACGCCGGGCTGCCTGAAGCAGATGATCGAGATGGCGTCCTCGCTCGGCGAAAAATCCAATCTGGTCGCGGTCGAGGCGGTGCCCGATCATCTGACCCACCAATACGGCATCTGCGGCGTCGGCAAGCGCAACGGCAAAATGTTCGAGGTCGACGGCATGGTCGAGAAGCCGGCCAAGGGCACGGCGCCGTCCAACCTCTCGATCACCGGCCGCTACATCCTGCAGCCGGAGATCTTCAAGATCCTGGAGACCCAGGAGCGCGGCGCCGGCGGCGAGATCCAGCTCACCGACGCCATGATCGGGCTTGCCAAGACGCAGAAATTCTACGGCGTCGAGTTCGAGGGCGAGCGCCATGATTGCGGCTCCAAGCCCGGCTTCCTGCGCGCCAACATCGCCTACGGCTTGAAGCGCCCGGAATTGCGCGACGGCCTGATCGCCGAGATGAAGAAGTATCTGGGGCAGTAG
- a CDS encoding SDR family NAD(P)-dependent oxidoreductase yields MANELDFSGKQVLVVGGSSGIGNGIAQAFRAKGATIAVCGTRAHATEYSAEEGSDLEGLAYAQLDVSNPNAIEAFKPSFERLDVLVLAQGAVIYRRGEFEMAGFRKVVEVNLMSLMACATRFHSMLRDAKGALIIVSSTAAYHSTMGNPAYNASKTGAVGLTRTLGEAWAEDGIRVNGIAPGLVDTKMTKVTTDNPKRLEGALARIPLRRLGTPADMAGAALFLASPLSSYIIGQTLVVDGGLIL; encoded by the coding sequence ATGGCAAACGAGCTCGATTTCTCAGGCAAGCAGGTGCTGGTGGTCGGCGGTTCCAGCGGCATCGGCAACGGCATCGCGCAGGCCTTTCGCGCCAAGGGCGCAACAATTGCGGTCTGCGGCACGCGTGCTCACGCAACGGAATATTCGGCCGAGGAAGGCTCCGATCTCGAAGGTCTTGCTTACGCGCAGCTCGACGTCAGCAATCCCAATGCCATCGAAGCGTTCAAGCCGTCGTTCGAACGTCTCGACGTCCTGGTGCTCGCGCAGGGCGCGGTGATCTACCGCCGCGGCGAATTCGAGATGGCGGGTTTCCGCAAGGTCGTCGAGGTCAATCTGATGAGTCTGATGGCCTGCGCGACGCGCTTTCATTCCATGTTGCGGGATGCGAAGGGCGCCCTGATCATCGTGTCCTCGACTGCGGCCTATCATTCCACCATGGGCAATCCCGCCTACAATGCCTCGAAGACCGGTGCGGTCGGATTGACGCGCACGCTGGGCGAGGCCTGGGCCGAGGACGGCATCCGCGTCAACGGCATCGCGCCAGGGCTCGTCGATACCAAGATGACGAAGGTGACGACCGACAATCCGAAGCGGCTGGAAGGCGCACTCGCACGCATCCCGCTGCGGCGATTGGGCACGCCGGCCGACATGGCGGGCGCGGCGCTGTTCCTGGCTTCGCCGCTGTCGTCCTACATCATCGGCCAGACGCTGGTCGTCGATGGCGGCCTGATTCTGTAG
- a CDS encoding lytic murein transglycosylase, giving the protein MQSMAGLARRAGGAVVAAALLLPAGAQAQAQNGLSNLFGGIFSGSNPAPAQPTPGPSGAPTGALPWSGEDGASGHPLMTAAAIREAAGNFNNCVAAMWPDAARRGVTQENFQRFTAGLSPDLRIMDLMDSQPEFTKSIWDYLDILVNDNRLAKGREVLAKYKAQFDATEKATGVDRTIIASIWGIESNYSTQMGDRSVLQSTATLACIGRRQAYFKDEFLSALEILNRGDLRPEQLRGSWAGAFGPTQFMPTAFKRFAVDGDGDGRRDVVDNPTDLIASTANNLKKDGWQPGQTWGYEVVVPQGFNYMLADRAKAMPIAQWEKLGLKRPNNQPFPQPAEKAYLLAPAGAQGPGFLMLQNYRVIMKYNPAEAYALAIGHFADRLRGGQPFVQPWPRQERELSRTERLELQQLLAQRGFYKGTPDGQFGGMTREALRNFQASIGAPADGFASSDVLDRLRGR; this is encoded by the coding sequence ATGCAATCAATGGCAGGACTGGCGAGACGTGCTGGCGGCGCAGTCGTTGCGGCCGCTTTGCTGCTGCCGGCCGGCGCGCAAGCGCAGGCACAGAACGGCCTGTCGAACCTGTTCGGCGGCATCTTCTCGGGATCGAACCCGGCACCGGCGCAACCCACACCTGGCCCGAGCGGCGCGCCGACGGGAGCATTGCCCTGGAGCGGCGAGGACGGCGCCTCCGGCCATCCCTTGATGACGGCCGCCGCGATCCGCGAGGCTGCCGGCAACTTCAACAATTGCGTCGCTGCGATGTGGCCCGATGCTGCACGGCGCGGCGTCACGCAGGAGAACTTTCAGCGCTTCACCGCCGGACTCTCGCCCGACCTGCGCATCATGGACCTCATGGACTCGCAGCCGGAATTCACCAAGTCGATCTGGGACTATCTCGACATCCTGGTGAACGACAACCGCCTCGCCAAGGGCCGCGAGGTCCTCGCCAAATACAAGGCGCAGTTCGACGCGACTGAGAAGGCCACCGGTGTCGACCGCACCATCATCGCCTCGATCTGGGGCATCGAGTCCAATTACTCGACGCAGATGGGCGACCGCAGCGTGCTGCAATCGACCGCGACGCTCGCCTGCATCGGCCGTCGCCAGGCCTATTTCAAGGACGAATTCCTCTCCGCGCTGGAGATCCTCAACCGCGGCGATCTGCGTCCGGAGCAGCTGCGCGGCTCCTGGGCCGGCGCCTTCGGCCCGACCCAGTTCATGCCGACCGCGTTCAAGCGCTTCGCGGTGGACGGAGACGGCGACGGCCGGCGCGACGTCGTCGACAATCCGACCGACCTGATTGCCTCGACCGCCAACAATCTGAAGAAGGACGGCTGGCAGCCCGGCCAGACCTGGGGCTACGAGGTCGTGGTGCCGCAAGGCTTCAACTACATGCTGGCCGACCGCGCCAAGGCGATGCCGATCGCGCAATGGGAGAAGCTCGGGCTCAAGCGTCCGAACAACCAGCCCTTCCCGCAGCCGGCGGAGAAAGCTTACCTGCTGGCGCCGGCCGGCGCGCAGGGACCGGGCTTTCTGATGCTGCAGAATTACCGCGTCATCATGAAGTACAATCCGGCCGAGGCCTATGCGCTGGCGATCGGCCATTTCGCCGACCGGCTGCGCGGGGGACAGCCTTTCGTGCAGCCCTGGCCGCGCCAGGAGCGCGAGCTATCGCGGACCGAGCGGCTGGAGCTGCAGCAACTGCTGGCCCAGCGCGGCTTCTACAAGGGCACCCCGGACGGCCAGTTCGGTGGCATGACCAGGGAGGCCTTGCGCAACTTCCAGGCCTCGATCGGGGCCCCCGCCGACGGTTTTGCCTCGTCCGACGTGCTGGACCGGCTGCGCGGGCGGTAA
- a CDS encoding SDR family NAD(P)-dependent oxidoreductase has protein sequence MSDFRELSRSVKGLTVLVTGAASGMGRAIARIFASEGANVAVTDFDEHGAQDVAKEIAASGGTARAWKLDVAESGEIKRVVGDVAAHFSGLDIVVNNAGISVRVAIDDEAYEDAWAKGIAVMLTAHPRIIRAALPHLRKSKSPRIVNIASTEALGATALHSPYSAAKGGVVSLTRSLAVELGREGITVNCICPGPIRTGITDRIPEEHKTIYAKRRTALGRYGDPEEVAHMTLSLCLPAASFLTGAVIPVDGGLMARNA, from the coding sequence ATGTCCGACTTCAGGGAGCTCAGCCGGTCCGTGAAGGGCCTCACCGTGCTCGTCACCGGCGCGGCCAGCGGCATGGGGCGCGCCATCGCGCGCATATTCGCTAGCGAAGGTGCGAATGTCGCCGTCACGGATTTCGACGAGCATGGCGCGCAGGACGTCGCCAAGGAGATTGCGGCGAGCGGTGGCACGGCAAGGGCGTGGAAGCTCGACGTCGCCGAAAGCGGCGAGATCAAGCGCGTGGTCGGCGATGTCGCCGCGCATTTCAGCGGTCTCGACATCGTCGTCAACAATGCCGGAATCTCGGTGCGTGTCGCAATCGACGATGAGGCCTATGAGGACGCCTGGGCAAAGGGCATCGCCGTGATGCTGACGGCGCATCCGCGCATCATCCGCGCCGCGCTGCCGCATCTGCGCAAGTCGAAGAGCCCGCGCATCGTCAACATCGCCTCGACCGAGGCGCTCGGCGCCACCGCCTTGCACAGTCCGTATTCGGCTGCGAAGGGTGGCGTTGTGAGCCTCACCCGCTCGCTCGCGGTGGAGCTCGGCCGCGAGGGCATCACCGTCAACTGCATCTGTCCCGGACCGATCCGCACGGGAATCACGGACCGCATCCCGGAGGAGCACAAGACCATCTACGCCAAGCGCCGCACCGCACTCGGCCGTTACGGCGACCCTGAAGAGGTCGCGCATATGACGCTGAGCCTGTGCCTGCCCGCGGCGTCCTTCCTCACCGGCGCGGTGATCCCGGTCGACGGCGGGCTGATGGCGCGGAACGCGTGA
- a CDS encoding TauD/TfdA family dioxygenase, translated as MTIAIRQLQKHFVGEVSGLDLRKPLTPDQAREIEAAMDKYAVLVFHDQDITDEQQMAFALNFGQREEARGGNITKADEHRLTSGLNDVSNLGKDGKPLPKDSRANLFNLGNCLWHSDSSFRPIPAKFSLLSARVVNPKGGNTEFADMRAAYDALDDETKAEIEDLVCEHSLMYSRGSLGFTEYTDEEKEMFKPVLQRLVRTHPVHRRKSLYLSSHAGKIVGMSVPEGRLLLRDLNEHATQPEFVYVHKWKLHDLVMWDNRQTMHRVRRYDQSQPRDMRRATVAGTEPTVQQQAAE; from the coding sequence ATGACCATCGCCATCCGGCAGCTTCAGAAACATTTCGTCGGCGAGGTATCCGGCCTCGATCTGCGCAAGCCGCTCACGCCGGATCAGGCGCGCGAGATCGAGGCCGCCATGGACAAGTACGCCGTGCTCGTCTTCCACGATCAGGACATCACCGACGAGCAGCAGATGGCGTTCGCGCTGAACTTCGGCCAGCGCGAGGAAGCGCGCGGCGGCAACATCACCAAGGCGGATGAACACCGCCTCACCTCGGGCCTGAACGACGTCTCCAACCTCGGCAAGGACGGCAAGCCGCTGCCGAAGGACAGCCGCGCCAATCTGTTCAACCTCGGCAATTGCCTGTGGCACTCGGACAGCTCGTTCCGCCCCATTCCCGCAAAGTTCTCGCTGCTGTCGGCGCGCGTGGTGAACCCGAAGGGCGGCAACACCGAATTCGCCGACATGCGCGCGGCCTATGACGCGCTCGACGACGAGACCAAGGCGGAGATCGAGGACCTCGTCTGCGAGCATTCGCTGATGTATTCGCGGGGATCGCTCGGCTTCACCGAATACACCGACGAAGAGAAGGAGATGTTCAAGCCGGTGCTGCAACGGCTGGTGCGCACGCATCCCGTGCATCGCCGCAAGTCGCTGTATCTGTCATCGCATGCCGGCAAGATCGTCGGCATGAGCGTGCCCGAGGGGCGGCTGTTGCTGCGCGATCTGAACGAGCACGCCACGCAGCCTGAGTTCGTCTACGTGCACAAATGGAAGCTGCATGACCTCGTGATGTGGGACAACCGCCAGACCATGCACCGGGTCCGCCGCTACGACCAGTCCCAGCCCCGCGACATGCGCCGCGCGACGGTGGCGGGGACGGAGCCGACGGTGCAGCAGCAGGCGGCGGAGTAA
- a CDS encoding diguanylate cyclase, whose protein sequence is MFSGWRDVAARRPWRISAKLLIISSVVTVIGFSAICVNVMLDMRRGEEALARQTLENLATTIESDVSRNVEIYDLSLKAVASNMLLPELATVSKPIRHLILFDHATTARHFGAIQVFDAEGRLTIDASTLDPLPEDRSEEDYFRVHRDNPGAELFISRPMLFRGAYSIVLSRRISDADGGFMGVVAGSIRFSYFHELFDRLNLDPDDTITVLKRDRTIIMRRPFDLDVIGTNLNDRQNWKADNLRVGASYSGQGPVDPTPRLYVRSKNNGPLFVVAGKPLAAVFALWQKEAIRIGAVVLALALFVLGSTLVLAREIGRRAEAERKLEELATTDALTGLKNRRKFDSVIDVEWRRAMRQKAPIALLMIDADHFKAYNDTFGHQAGDQVLVGIAICISDSVSRAGDCAARYGGEEFAVLLPNTSAADAFKVAETIRLKVQGWSDDQAMSTVSCGIASLVPAAGMDWALLVAAADKALYAAKAGGRNQSVVASLPQLSLVA, encoded by the coding sequence ATGTTCTCTGGATGGCGCGACGTTGCGGCCCGCCGGCCGTGGCGGATTTCGGCGAAGCTGCTGATCATCTCGTCCGTGGTGACGGTGATCGGCTTTTCCGCCATTTGCGTCAACGTCATGCTCGACATGCGCCGCGGCGAGGAGGCGCTCGCCCGCCAGACGCTGGAAAACCTTGCGACCACGATCGAGTCCGACGTCAGCCGCAACGTCGAGATCTACGATTTGTCGCTGAAGGCGGTCGCCAGCAACATGCTGCTGCCCGAGCTGGCGACGGTCTCGAAGCCGATTCGTCACCTGATCCTGTTCGACCACGCAACCACCGCCAGGCATTTCGGCGCCATCCAGGTGTTCGACGCCGAGGGCCGGCTGACCATCGACGCCTCCACGCTCGATCCGCTGCCGGAGGACCGCAGCGAGGAAGACTATTTCAGGGTTCACCGGGACAATCCCGGCGCGGAGCTGTTCATCAGCCGTCCCATGCTGTTTCGCGGCGCCTACTCGATCGTGCTGAGCCGGCGCATCAGCGACGCGGACGGCGGCTTCATGGGCGTCGTCGCCGGCTCGATCCGCTTCAGCTATTTCCACGAATTGTTCGATCGGCTCAACCTCGACCCCGACGACACCATCACCGTGCTCAAGCGCGACCGCACCATCATCATGCGGCGGCCATTCGATCTCGACGTCATCGGCACGAACCTGAACGACCGCCAGAACTGGAAGGCCGACAATCTCAGGGTCGGCGCCTCCTATTCGGGACAGGGCCCGGTCGATCCGACGCCGCGACTCTATGTCCGCAGCAAGAACAATGGTCCGCTGTTCGTGGTCGCCGGCAAGCCTTTGGCCGCGGTGTTCGCGCTCTGGCAGAAGGAGGCGATCCGCATCGGCGCCGTGGTGCTGGCGCTCGCACTGTTCGTGCTGGGATCGACGCTCGTGCTCGCGCGCGAAATCGGCCGGCGCGCCGAGGCCGAGCGCAAGCTCGAGGAGTTGGCGACGACGGACGCGCTCACGGGCCTGAAGAACCGCCGCAAGTTCGATTCCGTCATCGACGTCGAATGGCGGCGCGCCATGCGCCAGAAGGCGCCGATCGCGCTGCTCATGATCGATGCCGATCATTTCAAGGCCTACAACGACACCTTCGGCCATCAGGCCGGCGACCAGGTGCTGGTCGGCATCGCCATCTGCATTTCCGATTCGGTGAGCCGCGCCGGCGACTGCGCGGCGCGCTATGGCGGCGAGGAATTCGCCGTGCTGCTGCCGAACACCTCGGCCGCCGATGCCTTCAAGGTGGCGGAGACGATCCGCCTCAAGGTGCAGGGCTGGTCCGACGATCAGGCGATGTCGACGGTGTCCTGCGGCATCGCCAGCCTCGTCCCCGCCGCCGGCATGGACTGGGCGCTGCTGGTTGCCGCCGCCGACAAGGCGCTCTACGCCGCCAAGGCCGGCGGGCGCAACCAGTCGGTGGTGGCGAGCCTGCCGCAGCTGTCGCTGGTGGCGTGA